Proteins encoded within one genomic window of Setaria italica strain Yugu1 chromosome IV, Setaria_italica_v2.0, whole genome shotgun sequence:
- the LOC101784031 gene encoding homogentisate geranylgeranyltransferase isoform X2 has protein sequence MQAATLRAPAAHRHALRLSTDHRDGPTKRARLGARKFSWTGPLCPEASAGNRQRPVICLHMCHMRTTGRQCRHSLIQFRCSAATHPQHDFNINQFEEIGIELTKKLRSFYWFCRPHTIIGTILGITSVSLLPMKSLDDLSVTVLWGFLEALASALCMNIYVVGLNQLFDIEIDKVNKPTLPLASGEFSVATGVLLVVAFLVMSISIGIRSKSAPLMCALLVSFLLGSAYSIDVPLLRWKRHPFLAASCILVVRAILVQLAFFTHMQQHVLKRPFTPTRSVVFATLFMCCFSAVIALFKDIPDVDGDGDFGIKSLSVQLGQHRVYRLCISMLMTAYTAAILVGASTTNLYQKIAIVFGHGLLAFVLWQRAQQLDVANKTCVTEFYMFIWKLFYAEYLLIPFV, from the exons ATGCAGGCGGCGACCttgcgggcgccggcggcgcatcGGCACGCGTTGCGGCTGTCCACAG ATCATAGGGACGGACCGACCAAGAGGGCTCGGCTGGGAGCGAGGAAATTCTCATGGACAG GTCCATTATGCCCGGAAGCTTCAGCAGGCAACAGGCAACGTCCAGTGATATGCCTTCATATGTG TCATATGAGAACTACAGGGAGACAATGCAGACACTCCTTGATCCAATTCAGATGCAGTGCAGCTACTcatcctcaacatgatttcaaTATCAATCAGTTTGAGGAAATTGGCATAGAATTAACGAAGAAATTGAGATCTTTCTATTGGTTTTGTCGGCCCCACACAATCATTGGCACT ATACTAGGCATTACTTCTGTGTCCCTCCTACCAATGAAGAGCCTGGATGATTTAAGTGTGACAGTTCTATGGGGATTTCTTGAG GCTTTAGCCTCCGCTTTATGCATGAACATTTATGTAGTAGGGCTGAATCAGCTGTTTGACATTGAAATTGACAAG GTCAATAAGCCAACTCTCCCATTGGCTTCCGGAGAATTTTCAGTGGCAACTGGAGTGTTGTTAGTTGTGGCATTCTTGGTCATG AGCATTAGCATCGGAATAAGATCCAAATCTGCTCCATTGATGTGCGCCTTGCTTGTAAGCTTCCTTCTTGGAAGTGCCTACTCTATTGAT GTTCCATTGCTCCGGTGGAAGCGACATCCCTTTCTCGCTGCATCCTGCATACTCGTTGTGAGGGCTATATTAGTTCAATTAGCTTTCTTTACACACATGCAG CAACATGTTCTGAAGAGGCCCTTCACGCCAACAAGGTCGGTGGTATTTGCAACATTATTTATGTGTTGCTTCTCTGCAGTAATAGCTCTATTCAAG GATATCCCTGATGTCGATGGAGACGGAGATTTTGGCATTAAATCCTTGAGTGTACAGTTAGGCCAGCACAGA GTGTATAGGCTCTGCATCAGTATGCTCATGACAGCATATACGGCTGCAATTTTGGTAGGAGCATCAACTACAAACTTGTATCAAAAGATTGCCATT GTGTTTGGCCATGGCTTGCTTGCATTTGTGCTTTGGCAGAGAGCACAACAATTGGACGTCGCAAATAAGACTTGCGTCACAGAATTTTACATGTTCATCTGGAAG CTATTCTACGCCGAGTATTTACTTATACCATTTGTGTAG
- the LOC101784715 gene encoding plasma membrane ATPase 4, whose translation MASLEDLKNENVDLESIPIQEVFAVLKSSPHGLTSNDGASRLQIFGPNKLEEKKESKLLKFLGFMWNPLSWVMEAAAIMAIVLANGGGRPPDWQDFVGIVTLLFINSTISFIEENNAGNAAAALMASLAPQTKVLRDGKWSEQDAAILVPGDIISIKLGDIIPADARLMDGDPLKIDQSALTGESLPVNKMPGDSIYSGSTCKQGEIEAIVIATGVHTFFGKAAHLVDSTNNVGHFQKVLTAIGNFCICSIAVGMLIEIIVMYPIQHRQYRDGIDNLLVLLIGGIPIAMPTVLSVTMAIGSHRLSEQGAITKRMTAIEEMAGMDVLCSDKTGTLTLNKLTVDKNMIEPFVKDLDKDAVVLYAARASRTENQDAIDASIVGMLADPREARAGIQEVHFMPFNPVDKRTAITYIDSDGTWHRISKGAPEQIIDLCRLRDDVSRRVHAIIAKFADRGLRSLAVARQRVPEGNKDAPGSPWQFLAVLPLFDPPRHDSAETIRRALNLGVNVKMITGDQLAIGKETGRRLGMGTNMYPSSSLLKDGDTGGLPVDELIEKADGFAGVFPEHKYEIVRRLQERKHICGMTGDGVNDAPALKKADIGIAVADATDAARGASDIVLTEPGLSVIISAVLTSRAIFQRMKNYTIYAVSITIRVVLGFLLLALIWRFDFAPFMVLIIAVLNDGTIMTISKDRVKPSPVPDAWRLQEIFATGVVLGTYQALATVLFFWAVRDTSFFTNTFGVRHIGDSTEELMAAVYLQVSIISQALIFVTRARSWFFVERPGLLLVVAFLAAQLVATLIAVYAHWPFARIKGIGWGWGAVIWLFTIVTFFPLDIFKFAIRYFLSGKQWNNVFDNKTAFANELDYGKSKREAQWAIAQRSLHGLQQPESSGLFNTENNNDFIELSEIAEQAKRRAEIARLRELHTLKGHVESVVKLKGLDIDTIQHNYTV comes from the exons atggcgtcgCTCGAGGACCTCAAGAACGAGAATGTCGACCTC GAGAGCATCCCGATCCAGGAGGTGTTCGCCGTCCTCAAGTCGTCGCCGCACGGGCTCACCTCCAACGATGGCGCCAGCCGGCTCCAGATCTTCGGCCCCAACAAGCTCGAGGAAAAGAAG GAGAGCAAGCTGCTCAAGTTCCTGGGATTCATGTGGAACCCGCTCTCCTGGGTCATGGAGGCCGCCGCCATCATGGCCATCGTCCTCGCCAACGGAGGG GGGAGACCGCCGGACTGGCAGGACTTCGTCGGGATCGTCACGCTGCTCTTCATCAACTCCACGATCAGCTTCATCGAGGAGAACAACGccggcaacgccgccgccgccctcatGGCCAGCCTCGCCCCGCAGACCAAG GTGCTGAGGGACGGCAAGTGGTCGGAGCAGGACGCGGCGATCCTGGTGCCCGGCGACATCATCAGCATCAAGCTCGGCGACATCATCCCGGCGGACGCGAGGCTGATGGACGGCGACCCCCTCAAGATCGACCAGTCGGCGCTCACCGGCGAGTCGCTCCCCGTCAACAAGATGCCCGGCGACAGCATCTACTCCGGCTCCACCTGCAAGCAGGGCGAGATCGAGGCCATCGTCATCGCCACCGGCGTCCACACCTTCTTCGGCAAGGCCGCCCACCTCGTCGACAGCACCAACAACGTCGGCCACTTCCAGAAG GTGCTGACGGCGATCGGGAACTTCTGCATCTGCTCCATCGCCGTCGGGATGCTCATCGAGATCATCGTCATGTACCCGATCCAGCACCGGCAGTACCGCGACGGCATCGACAACCTGCTCGTGCTGCTCATCGGCGGGATCCCCATCGCCATGCCGACCGTACTGTCGGTGACCATGGCCATCGGGTCGCACCGGCTCTCGGAGCAGGGCGCCATCACCAAGCGCATGACGGCCATAGAGGAGATGGCCGGCATGGACGTGCTCTGCAGTGACAAGACAGGCACGCTCACCCTCAACAAGCTCACCGTCGACAAGAACATGATCGAG CCGTTTGTAAAGGATCTGGACAAGGACGCCGTAGTCCTTTACGCAGCTCGAGCATCAAGAACTGAGAACCAGGACGCCATCGACGCGTCCATCGTCGGAATGCTCGCCGACCCTAGGGAG GCCCGTGCCGGCATCCAGGAGGTGCACTTCATGCCGTTCAACCCCGTCGACAAGCGCACCGCCATCACCTACATCGACTCCGACGGGACATGGCACCGCATCAGCAAAGGCGCGCCGGAGCAGATCATCGACCTGTGCCGGCTCCGGGACGACGTGAGCCGGCGGGTTCACGCCATCATCGCCAAGTTCGCGGACCGTGGGCTGCGTTCGCTGGCGGTGGCGCGGCAGAGGGTCCCCGAGGGCAACAAGGACGCGCCGGGCAGCCCGTGGCAGTTCCTGGCCGTGCTCCCGCTGTTCGACCCGCCGAGGCACGACAGCGCCGAGACCATCCGCCGCGCGCTCAACCTCGGCGTGAACGTGAAGATGATCACCGGCGACCAGCTGGCCATCGGCAAGGAGACGGGGCGGCGGCTCGGCATGGGCACCAACATGTACCCGTCCAGCTCCCTCCTCAAGGACGGCGACACGGGCGGGCTCCCCGTGGACGAGCTGATCGAGAAGGCGGACGGGTTCGCCGGCGTCTTCCCGGAGCACAAGTACGAGATCGTGCGGCGGCTGCAGGAGCGGAAGCACATCTGCGGGATGACCGGCGACGGCGTGAACGACGCGCCGGCTCTGAAGAAGGCGGACATCGGGATCGCGGTGGCGGACGCGACGgatgcggcgcgcggcgcgtcgGACATCGTGCTCACGGAGCCAGGGCTTAGCGTCATCATCAGCGCCGTGCTGACGAGCCGCGCCATCTTCCAGAGGATGAAGAACTACACCATCTACGCGGTGTCCATCACCATCCGGGTGGTgctcggcttcctcctcctggcGCTCATCTGGCGGTTCGATTTCGCGCCCTTCATGGTGCTCATCATCGCCGTGCTCAACGACGGCACCATCATGACCATCTCCAAGGACCGCGTGAAGCCGTCCCCAGTGCCCGACGCCTGGCGCCTCCAGGAGATCTTCGCCACCGGCGTCGTCCTCGGCACCTACCAGGCTCTCGCTACCGTCCTCTTCTTCTGGGCCGTCCGCGACACCTCCTTCTTCACG AATACGTTCGGGGTGCGGCACATCGGGGACAGCACGGAGGAGCTAATGGCGGCGGTGTACCTCCAGGTGAGCATCATCAGCCAGGCGCTCATCTTCGTGACCCGCGCGAGGAGCTGGTTCTTCGTGGAGCGGCCGGGCCTGCTCCTGGTGGTCGCCTTCCTGGCCGCGCAGCTGGTGGCGACGCTGATCGCGGTGTACGCGCACTGGCCGTTCGCGCGGATCAAGGGCATCGGCTGGGGCTGGGGCGCCGTGATCTGGCTCTTCACCATCGTCACCTTCTTCCCGCTGGACATCTTCAAGTTCGCCATCCGCTACTTCCTCAGCGGCAAGCAGTGGAACAACGTGTTCGACAACAAGACGGCCTTCGCCAACGAGCTCGACTACGGCAAGAGCAAGCGGGAGGCGCAGTGGGCCATCGCGCAGCGGTCGCTGCACGGCCTGCAGCAGCCAGAGTCGTCGGGCCTCTTCAACACCGAGAACAACAACGACTTCATCGAGCTCTCGGAGATTGCCGAGCAGGCCAAGCGGCGCGCCGAGATCGCCAGGCTAAGGGAGCTCCACACGCTGAAAGGCCACGTGGAGTCGGTGGTGAAGCTCAAGGGGCTCGACATCGACACCATCCAACATAACTACACCGTCTGA
- the LOC101784031 gene encoding homogentisate geranylgeranyltransferase isoform X3 gives MQAATLRAPAAHRHALRLSTDHRDGPTKRARLGARKFSWTGPLCPEASAGNRQRPVICLHMCSHMRTTGRQCRHSLIQFRCSAATHPQHDFNINQFEEIGIELTKKLRSFYWFCRPHTIIGTILGITSVSLLPMKSLDDLSVTVLWGFLEALASALCMNIYVVGLNQLFDIEIDKVNKPTLPLASGEFSVATGVLLVVAFLVMSISIGIRSKSAPLMCALLVSFLLGSAYSIDVPLLRWKRHPFLAASCILVQHVLKRPFTPTRSVVFATLFMCCFSAVIALFKDIPDVDGDGDFGIKSLSVQLGQHRVYRLCISMLMTAYTAAILVGASTTNLYQKIAIVFGHGLLAFVLWQRAQQLDVANKTCVTEFYMFIWKLFYAEYLLIPFV, from the exons ATGCAGGCGGCGACCttgcgggcgccggcggcgcatcGGCACGCGTTGCGGCTGTCCACAG ATCATAGGGACGGACCGACCAAGAGGGCTCGGCTGGGAGCGAGGAAATTCTCATGGACAG GTCCATTATGCCCGGAAGCTTCAGCAGGCAACAGGCAACGTCCAGTGATATGCCTTCATATGTG TAGTCATATGAGAACTACAGGGAGACAATGCAGACACTCCTTGATCCAATTCAGATGCAGTGCAGCTACTcatcctcaacatgatttcaaTATCAATCAGTTTGAGGAAATTGGCATAGAATTAACGAAGAAATTGAGATCTTTCTATTGGTTTTGTCGGCCCCACACAATCATTGGCACT ATACTAGGCATTACTTCTGTGTCCCTCCTACCAATGAAGAGCCTGGATGATTTAAGTGTGACAGTTCTATGGGGATTTCTTGAG GCTTTAGCCTCCGCTTTATGCATGAACATTTATGTAGTAGGGCTGAATCAGCTGTTTGACATTGAAATTGACAAG GTCAATAAGCCAACTCTCCCATTGGCTTCCGGAGAATTTTCAGTGGCAACTGGAGTGTTGTTAGTTGTGGCATTCTTGGTCATG AGCATTAGCATCGGAATAAGATCCAAATCTGCTCCATTGATGTGCGCCTTGCTTGTAAGCTTCCTTCTTGGAAGTGCCTACTCTATTGAT GTTCCATTGCTCCGGTGGAAGCGACATCCCTTTCTCGCTGCATCCTGCATACTCGTT CAACATGTTCTGAAGAGGCCCTTCACGCCAACAAGGTCGGTGGTATTTGCAACATTATTTATGTGTTGCTTCTCTGCAGTAATAGCTCTATTCAAG GATATCCCTGATGTCGATGGAGACGGAGATTTTGGCATTAAATCCTTGAGTGTACAGTTAGGCCAGCACAGA GTGTATAGGCTCTGCATCAGTATGCTCATGACAGCATATACGGCTGCAATTTTGGTAGGAGCATCAACTACAAACTTGTATCAAAAGATTGCCATT GTGTTTGGCCATGGCTTGCTTGCATTTGTGCTTTGGCAGAGAGCACAACAATTGGACGTCGCAAATAAGACTTGCGTCACAGAATTTTACATGTTCATCTGGAAG CTATTCTACGCCGAGTATTTACTTATACCATTTGTGTAG
- the LOC101784031 gene encoding homogentisate geranylgeranyltransferase isoform X1, which yields MQAATLRAPAAHRHALRLSTDHRDGPTKRARLGARKFSWTGPLCPEASAGNRQRPVICLHMCSHMRTTGRQCRHSLIQFRCSAATHPQHDFNINQFEEIGIELTKKLRSFYWFCRPHTIIGTILGITSVSLLPMKSLDDLSVTVLWGFLEALASALCMNIYVVGLNQLFDIEIDKVNKPTLPLASGEFSVATGVLLVVAFLVMSISIGIRSKSAPLMCALLVSFLLGSAYSIDVPLLRWKRHPFLAASCILVVRAILVQLAFFTHMQQHVLKRPFTPTRSVVFATLFMCCFSAVIALFKDIPDVDGDGDFGIKSLSVQLGQHRVYRLCISMLMTAYTAAILVGASTTNLYQKIAIVFGHGLLAFVLWQRAQQLDVANKTCVTEFYMFIWKLFYAEYLLIPFV from the exons ATGCAGGCGGCGACCttgcgggcgccggcggcgcatcGGCACGCGTTGCGGCTGTCCACAG ATCATAGGGACGGACCGACCAAGAGGGCTCGGCTGGGAGCGAGGAAATTCTCATGGACAG GTCCATTATGCCCGGAAGCTTCAGCAGGCAACAGGCAACGTCCAGTGATATGCCTTCATATGTG TAGTCATATGAGAACTACAGGGAGACAATGCAGACACTCCTTGATCCAATTCAGATGCAGTGCAGCTACTcatcctcaacatgatttcaaTATCAATCAGTTTGAGGAAATTGGCATAGAATTAACGAAGAAATTGAGATCTTTCTATTGGTTTTGTCGGCCCCACACAATCATTGGCACT ATACTAGGCATTACTTCTGTGTCCCTCCTACCAATGAAGAGCCTGGATGATTTAAGTGTGACAGTTCTATGGGGATTTCTTGAG GCTTTAGCCTCCGCTTTATGCATGAACATTTATGTAGTAGGGCTGAATCAGCTGTTTGACATTGAAATTGACAAG GTCAATAAGCCAACTCTCCCATTGGCTTCCGGAGAATTTTCAGTGGCAACTGGAGTGTTGTTAGTTGTGGCATTCTTGGTCATG AGCATTAGCATCGGAATAAGATCCAAATCTGCTCCATTGATGTGCGCCTTGCTTGTAAGCTTCCTTCTTGGAAGTGCCTACTCTATTGAT GTTCCATTGCTCCGGTGGAAGCGACATCCCTTTCTCGCTGCATCCTGCATACTCGTTGTGAGGGCTATATTAGTTCAATTAGCTTTCTTTACACACATGCAG CAACATGTTCTGAAGAGGCCCTTCACGCCAACAAGGTCGGTGGTATTTGCAACATTATTTATGTGTTGCTTCTCTGCAGTAATAGCTCTATTCAAG GATATCCCTGATGTCGATGGAGACGGAGATTTTGGCATTAAATCCTTGAGTGTACAGTTAGGCCAGCACAGA GTGTATAGGCTCTGCATCAGTATGCTCATGACAGCATATACGGCTGCAATTTTGGTAGGAGCATCAACTACAAACTTGTATCAAAAGATTGCCATT GTGTTTGGCCATGGCTTGCTTGCATTTGTGCTTTGGCAGAGAGCACAACAATTGGACGTCGCAAATAAGACTTGCGTCACAGAATTTTACATGTTCATCTGGAAG CTATTCTACGCCGAGTATTTACTTATACCATTTGTGTAG